The proteins below come from a single Juglans regia cultivar Chandler chromosome 12, Walnut 2.0, whole genome shotgun sequence genomic window:
- the LOC109003019 gene encoding 60S ribosomal protein L35: MARIKVHELRQKTKADLLSQLKDLKAELALLRVAKVTGGAPNKLSKIKVVRLSIAQVLTVISQKQKEALREVYKKKKYLPLDLRPKKTRAIRRRLTKHQASLKTEREKKREMYFPMRKYAIKV; the protein is encoded by the exons ATGG CGAGAATCAAGGTCCATGAACTGCGTCAGAAAACCAAGGCGGATCTGCTGAGCCAGCTCAAGGATCTTAAGGCCGAGCTTGCCCTCCTGCGCGTCGCCAAGGTCACCGGTGGTGCACCCAACAAGCTCTCCAAGAT AAAGGTGGTGAGGCTGTCGATTGCGCAGGTGTTGACGGTGATTTCCCAGAAGCAGAAGGAGGCTCTGAGAGAAgtttacaagaagaagaaataccTTCCCCTCGATCTGCGTCCCAAGAAAACCAGGGCCATTCGTAGAAGGCTCACCAAACACCAG GCATCATTGAAGACTGAacgagagaagaagagagagatgtaTTTTCCCATGAGGAAGTATGCTATCAAGGTGTAG
- the LOC109003018 gene encoding probable pectate lyase 4 isoform X2 has product MASLPYADVDSSLRSLAGRAEGFGRLSVGGLNGPVYRVTTLSDDGPGSLREGCRRKEPLWIVFEVSGVIHLSSYLSVSSYKTIDGRGQRIKLTGKGLRLKECEHIIICNLEFEGGRGHDVDGIQIKPNARHIWIDRCSLRDYDDGLIDITRQSTDITISRCYFTQHDKTMLIGADPSHIGDRCIRVTIHHCFFDGTRQRHPRVRFGKVHLYNNYTRNWGIYAVCASVESQIYSQCNIYEARQKKKTFEYYTEKTRMCRTIIIQ; this is encoded by the exons ATGGCGTCCCTACCTTATGCCGATGTGGATTCCAGCCTGAGATCACTAGCAGGTCGTGCCGAGGGATTCGGGCGGTTATCGGTCGGAGGCCTCAATGGGCCGGTCTATCGCGTCACCACTCTCTCAG ATGATGGTCCGGGATCCCTTCGTGAAGGTTGCCGTAGAAAAGAGCCACTCTGGATTGTTTTTGAAGTTTCAGGTGTGATTCATCTTTCTTCTTACTTGAGTGTATCATCTTATAAGACAATTGATGGTCGGGGTCAAAGGATAAAGCTCACGGGCAAGGGCTTAAGGCTGAAAGAATGTGAACATATAATCATATGCAACCTTGAGTTTGAAGGCGGTAGAGGGCACGATGTTGATGGTATTCAAATAAAACCAAATGCAAGGCACATATGGATAGACCGCTGCAGTCTTCGTGATTATGACGATGGACTTATAGACATTACCAGACAAAGCACTGATATAACTATTTCAAG ATGTTACTTTACTCAGCATGACAAGACAATGCTTATTGGGGCAGACCCCTCTCACATTGGTGATAGATGCATTCGGGTGACAATTCATCATTGTTTTTTCGATGGGACACGGCAAAGGCACCCTCGCGTTAGATTTGGAAAAGTTCATCTATACAACAACTACACCAGAAACTGGGGTATATATGCTGTTTGTGCCAGTGTGGAATCCCAG atctACTCTCAATGCAACATATATGAAGCACGACAGAAGAAAAAGACTTTTGAATATTATACAGAGAAG ACTCGAATGTGCAGAACTATTATTATTCAGTAA
- the LOC109003018 gene encoding probable pectate lyase 4 isoform X1, whose product MASLPYADVDSSLRSLAGRAEGFGRLSVGGLNGPVYRVTTLSDDGPGSLREGCRRKEPLWIVFEVSGVIHLSSYLSVSSYKTIDGRGQRIKLTGKGLRLKECEHIIICNLEFEGGRGHDVDGIQIKPNARHIWIDRCSLRDYDDGLIDITRQSTDITISRCYFTQHDKTMLIGADPSHIGDRCIRVTIHHCFFDGTRQRHPRVRFGKVHLYNNYTRNWGIYAVCASVESQIYSQCNIYEARQKKKTFEYYTEKAADMEGAKSGSIRSEGDLFLNGAQACLLTGASEECVFHPSEFYPTWTMEAPSDSLKDILHICTGWQSIPRPAEQKATA is encoded by the exons ATGGCGTCCCTACCTTATGCCGATGTGGATTCCAGCCTGAGATCACTAGCAGGTCGTGCCGAGGGATTCGGGCGGTTATCGGTCGGAGGCCTCAATGGGCCGGTCTATCGCGTCACCACTCTCTCAG ATGATGGTCCGGGATCCCTTCGTGAAGGTTGCCGTAGAAAAGAGCCACTCTGGATTGTTTTTGAAGTTTCAGGTGTGATTCATCTTTCTTCTTACTTGAGTGTATCATCTTATAAGACAATTGATGGTCGGGGTCAAAGGATAAAGCTCACGGGCAAGGGCTTAAGGCTGAAAGAATGTGAACATATAATCATATGCAACCTTGAGTTTGAAGGCGGTAGAGGGCACGATGTTGATGGTATTCAAATAAAACCAAATGCAAGGCACATATGGATAGACCGCTGCAGTCTTCGTGATTATGACGATGGACTTATAGACATTACCAGACAAAGCACTGATATAACTATTTCAAG ATGTTACTTTACTCAGCATGACAAGACAATGCTTATTGGGGCAGACCCCTCTCACATTGGTGATAGATGCATTCGGGTGACAATTCATCATTGTTTTTTCGATGGGACACGGCAAAGGCACCCTCGCGTTAGATTTGGAAAAGTTCATCTATACAACAACTACACCAGAAACTGGGGTATATATGCTGTTTGTGCCAGTGTGGAATCCCAG atctACTCTCAATGCAACATATATGAAGCACGACAGAAGAAAAAGACTTTTGAATATTATACAGAGAAG GCAGCAGATATGGAAGGGGCAAAGTCTGGCTCAATAAGATCTGAGGGAGACTTGTTTCTGAATGGAGCTCAAGCTTGCTTACTGACAGGGGCCAGTGAAGAATGTGTGTTCCATCCAAGTGAATTCTACCCGACATGGACAATGGAAGCACCCTCAGattctcttaaagatattcTCCACATTTGTACAGGTTGGCAATCCATTCCTAGGCCAGCAGAGCAGAAGGCAACTGcatag
- the LOC109003020 gene encoding caffeoylshikimate esterase-like: MAQAERQTGDVRYEEEYIINPRGLKLFTCRWLPVNQEPKALIFICHGYAMECSITMKSTATRLVNAGFAVYGIDYEGHGKSEGLAGYVNSFDVVADDCSDHFTSICERKENKGKMRYLLGESMGGALILLLHTKKPDYWDGAVLVAPMCKIADEMRPHPVVTSILTKLCNVIPTWKLIPTQDIIDVAFKVPETRQQIRDNPYCYKGRPRLKTGYELLRVSSELEQRLQEVSLPFIVLHGDEDRVTDKSVSKLLYDVASSHDKTFKLYPGMWHGLLYGEPPENSDRVFSDIIDWLERKSIVGNPRLEWEQKHENDGFSMTEQNAENCK; encoded by the exons ATG GCACAGGCGGAGCGTCAAACAGGGGATGTTAGATATGAAGAG GAGTACATAATCAATCCACGCGGATTGAAGCTTTTCACATGCAGATGGCTTCCAGTGAATCAAGAACCTAAAGCCTTGATTTTCATTTGCCACGGTTATGCCATGGAGTGCAGCATCACCATGAAGA GTACCGCGACCCGGCTTGTGAACGCTGGCTTTGCAGTTTACGGGATAGACTATGAAGGCCACGGGAAATCAGAAGGATTGGCGGGCTACGTTAACAGCTTCGACGTTGTCGCGGATGACTGCTCTGATCATTTCACAAGCATATGTG aaagaaaagagaacaaGGGGAAGATGAGATATTTGTTGGGAGAATCCATGGGAGGGGCATTGATTCTACTATTACATACGAAGAAGCCAGACTACTGGGATGGTGCAGTCTTGGTTGCACCTATGTGTAAG ATAGCAGATGAAATGAGGCCACATCCAGTGGTGACATCCATTTTGACAAAGCTTTGCAACGTAATTCCAACGTGGAAATTAATCCCAACCCAAGATATAATCGATGTCGCCTTTAAAGTACCCGAGACAAGACAACAG ATTAGAGACAACCCATATTGCTATAAAGGTCGGCCTCGATTGAAAACCGGCTATGAACTTTTGAGGGTCAGTTCCGAGCTTGAGCAGAGACTTCAAGAG GTTTCATTACCATTTATAGTCCTCCATGGGGATGAGGACAGAGTGACCGACAAATCGGTAAGCAAACTGCTTTATGATGTGGCCTCCAGCCACGACAAAACCTTCAAGTTGTATCCAGGAATGTGGCATGGTCTGCTCTACGGAGAGCCACCAGAGAACTCGGACCGTGTGTTTTCGGACATCATAGATTGGTTGGAGAGGAAATCCATCGTAGGAAATCCAAGGTTGGAGTGGGAGCAGAAGCATGAAAACGACGGTTTCTCAATGACTGAACAAAACGCAGAAAATTGCAAATGA
- the LOC109003017 gene encoding exocyst complex component EXO70H1-like — MKMSETPKNNKFIPRRLISSLISSSKTLYSSYLFPSSRSSVPSTPTVKFSQSMIEENIENAESIISKWDPNSSSKTKVTSLFHHNRKEANEFLKSVKDLRRAMHFLINENSTSKKLILAQNLMQIAMKRLENEFYQLSKNCDHLDPESVSRRSSGGSRNSDGEDEVRADEFEIAGESITEVEKLSAVAMTDLKSIAECMISSGYGKECVKIYNVIRKSVVDEELSHLGIKNFRSSQIHKMNREDLEHMIRKWMNAIKIAVRRLFSGERVLCDHVFSASETSREFCFSEITKGGAINLFRFPELIARRAISKHSLDKIFQLMELYDAISVLWPDIELIFEFESTSAIKLQALSSLLILGDSIRTILSEFESTLQKDSSRTRVFGGGVNPLTHSAMTYISSLADFNGVLSNIIADSSPSSTSPLPESYFESPPMENGPTPAVSVYLAWLILILLCKLDSKAKLYKDASLSYLFLANNLQFIVEKVCTTNLKHLLGADWVLKHTKKVKRYASNYESIAWTKVISSLPGKDPTEITPEMAKECFRRFSAAFEEAYRKQTSWLVQDGNLRDELKASIAKKLVPVYQEFFDTYFMMLSGEKNMELLVRFSPDDLGNYLSDLFLGTSTSGSSTSTSSLQLGGCLPR; from the coding sequence ATGAAAATGTCAGAAACCCCAAAGAATAACAAGTTCATTCCTAGAAGATTAATCTCAAgtctcatctcttcctctaaaACCCTTTATTCTTCCTATTTATTTCCAAGCTCTCGCTCTAGTGTTCCCTCAACCCCTACCGTCAAATTCTCCCAATCCATGATAGAAGAAAACATTGAAAATGCTGAATCAATCATCTCCAAATGGGATCCAAACTCTTCCTCGAAGACCAAAGTCACCTCTCTCTTCCACCATAACAGAAAAGAAGCGAACGAGTTTCTCAAGTCTGTTAAGGACTTGCGACGAGCCATGCATTTCTTAATCAATGAAAATTCTACGTCCAAGAAGCTCATACTTGCTCAGAACCTAATGCAAATAGCCATGAAAAGGCTTGAAAATGAGTTTTATCAGCTTTCCAAAAACTGTGACCATCTTGATCCAGAATCAGTATCTAGGCGGTCCTCAGGTGGGTCAAGAAATTCCGATGGTGAAGATGAGGTTCGAGCAGATGAGTTCGAAATTGCTGGTGAGTCAATCACTGAGGTGGAGAAACTCTCAGCAGTTGCCATGACGGATTTGAAATCAATAGCCGAATGCATGATTAGTTCAGGTTATGGAAAAGAGTGTGTGAAGATATACAACGTCATAAGAAAATCTGTAGTAGATGAAGAATTATCTCACCTTGGAATCAAAAATTTCAGATCTTCTCAAATTCATAAAATGAATAGGGAAGATCTTGAGCATATGATTAGGAAGTGGATGAATGCAATAAAGATCGCTGTGAGAAGGCTGTTTAGTGGAGAAAGAGTCCTCTGCGACCATGTGTTTTCAGCATCTGAGACAAGCAGGGAGTTTTGCTTTTCAGAAATAACCAAAGGAGGAGCAATCAATCTATTCAGGTTCCCTGAACTCATTGCCAGGAGGGCAATCAGTAAGCATTCGCTGGACAAGATCTTCCAGCTAATGGAACTTTATGACGCAATCTCCGTGTTGTGGCCAGATATTGAActaatatttgaatttgaatcaaCCTCAGCTATCAAGTTACAAGCTCTTTCATCACTACTCATACTGGGAGACTCCATTCGTACTATTCTATCCGAATTTGAATCAACACTCCAGAAGGACTCGTCAAGAACTCGGGTGTTTGGGGGTGGCGTTAACCCGCTGACCCACTCAGCAATGACTTACATATCTTCACTTGCAGATTTCAATGGTGTTCTGTCCAACATCATTGCAGATAGCTCACCGTCATCGACTTCACCACTACCAGAATCTTACTTTGAGAGTCCACCCATGGAAAATGGTCCAACGCCAGCAGTGTCAGTCTACCTAGCTTGGCTCATCTTGATTCTTCTCTGCAAGCTTGATAGCAAAGCTAAACTCTACAAAGATGCCTCTTTATCGTACCTATTCCTTGCCAATAATCTCCAGTTCATTGTTGAGAAGGTATGCACAACCAACCTGAAGCACCTCCTAGGCGCTGACTGGGTATTGAAGCACACCAAGAAAGTTAAACGATATGCTTCAAACTATGAATCAATAGCTTGGACTAAGGTCATCTCATCATTACCAGGGAAAGATCCCACAGAGATTACTCCTGAGATGGCAAAGGAGTGCTTTAGGAGGTTCAGTGCAGCTTTTGAAGAAGCATACAGAAAACAGACATCATGGCTTGTACAAGACGGAAATTTAAGGGATGAATTGAAGGCGTCAATAGCAAAGAAACTGGTTCCTGTGTATCAAGAATTCTTTGATACATATTTCATGATGCTAAGTGGGGAGAAGAATATGGAGTTACTGGTGAGGTTTTCACCTGATGATTTGGGGAATTACTTATCAGATTTATTTCTTGGGACTTCCACCTCAGGTAGTTCTACTTCTACATCATCATTGCAGTTAGGGGGATGTCTACCCCGCTAA
- the LOC109003016 gene encoding 3-ketoacyl-CoA synthase 19-like, with protein sequence MDLFMTMCLLPVFYVFFCICRSVLQWRDQGCYMLAYECYKAPVDRKLDTDSSARVVLRNKNLGLEEFRFLFKTIVSSGLGEETYGPRTVIAGREDCSTLADAHLEMSEIIFDTLDKLFARTGVSPSEIDILVVNVSLFSPIPSLTSCIINRYKMREDIKAFNLSGMGCSASLVAVDLVQHSFKTYKESFAIVVSTESMGPHWYKGKEKSMLLSNCLFRAGGCSMLFTNNRALKHRAIFSLKCLVRTHLGSSDEAYECCKQIEDERGFLGFRLTKSLTKAAAQAFTANLRELVPKVLPVRELLRHFIVALQQVKTDSLDLDAVGSYLDFKAGVDHFCIHPGGRAVIDGVGKGLRLSEYDLEPARMALHRFGNTSAGGLWYVLGYMEAKKRLKKGDRILMISFGAGFKCNNCVWEVLRDLDGGNVWKDCIDSYPPKTLVNPFVEKYSWINDEYLSFVRLDLDI encoded by the coding sequence ATGGATCTCTTCATGACAATGTGTCTATTACCTGTGTTCTATGTTTTCTTCTGCATCTGCAGATCGGTTCTTCAATGGAGAGACCAAGGATGCTATATGTTGGCCTACGAGTGCTACAAGGCTCCTGTGGACAGGAAGCTCGACACTGATTCCTCCGCAAGAGTCGTCCTCCGAAACAAGAATCTGGGATTGGAAGAATTCCGTTTTCTCTTCAAAACCATTGTCAGTTCAGGGCTCGGCGAAGAAACTTATGGCCCACGAACTGTCATTGCGGGAAGAGAAGATTGCTCTACTCTTGCAGATGCCCATTTGGAGATGAGTGAAATCATCTTCGATACACTTGACAAGCTTTTTGCCAGGACAGGTGTTTCTCCGTCAGAAATCGACATACTTGTCGTGAATGTGTCCTTGTTCTCTCCCATTCCCTCTCTAACATCTTGCATTATAAATCGTTACAAGATGAGGGAGGATATTAAGGCTTTCAACCTCTCAGGAATGGGCTGCAGTGCAAGCCTAGTTGCAGTCGACCTCGTCCAGCACTCGTTCAAGACCTACAAAGAATCTTTTGCTATTGTTGTGAGTACGGAATCCATGGGTCCGCACTGGTATAAAGGCAAAGAAAAATCCATGCTCCTCTCCAACTGTCTATTCCGGGCCGGAGGTTGTTCAATGCTCTTCACAAACAATAGAGCTTTGAAGCACCGAGCCATCTTTAGTTTAAAATGTCTAGTTCGAACCCATCTCGGCTCAAGCGATGAAGCATATGAATGCTGTAAACAAATAGAAGATGAGCGAGGCTTCCTTGGTTTTCGCCTCACCAAAAGCCTCACAAAAGCTGCTGCCCAAGCTTTTACCGCAAACCTCCGAGAGCTAGTACCCAAAGTACTGCCAGTAAGGGAACTGCTCCGCCACTTCATAGTAGCACTCCAGCAGGTTAAAACTGACAGCCTGGACCTCGACGCAGTGGGATCGTATTTGGATTTTAAGGCCGGAGTAGACCACTTCTGTATCCACCCGGGCGGAAGGGCCGTTATCGATGGGGTTGGCAAGGGTTTACGGCTCAGTGAATATGATCTTGAGCCAGCAAGAATGGCTCTCCACCGGTTTGGGAACACATCGGCCGGTGGGCTTTGGTATGTTTTAGGTTACATGGAAGCTAAGAAGAGGCTTAAGAAGGGTGACCGGATTCTGATGATCAGTTTTGGAGCAGGATTTAAGTGCAACAACTGTGTGTGGGAGGTGCTGAGGGATTTGGACGGTGGCAATGTTTGGAAAGACTGCATAGATAGTTACCCACCGAAAACACTAGTCAACCCTTTCGTGGAAAAGTATAGTTGGATTAATGATGAATATCTAAGCTTTGTCAGACTTGACTTAGATATCTGA